The sequence ACCTAAAACCTAGTTCCGCCACCGggtaattttgaatctccctGGGAGAGAGACCATCTATATATACCTCTAAAAGGTCGCAGGTTCGACACTTGCATAGCCACTGAAACATAAATTTTAGCCGATATACAGTACTAGAAACTCTCTTGTCGTAACCTCTGACAGAATAATCTACTAAATAGGCCCTCTTTACTGCAAATTCCGTAACTTCAGTTTGGATTATAAAAAAACCCAAGTCTGAGAGATTCCTCATAGGTCTAAATAACTTGAGGAAATGTATTTAGGCACTGCAGAATTAGGTGTTAGAGATTTGATGATTCTAAATAGGGAAATGAAACGGGTAAATATAAATGAACAGATGTCATATagaatttttatgtatatactattATACTGACAGGATCCATTTAACATAATTTGTACATTGATAACAATAGGAAGATGAACACACTGTTAATGGGAGCtacacaataaacaaatctagatTAACTGCTGATTAAAACCAAAGGTTTATGACTGCTGTATATACTGGCAGCTGAATGAGTGAGGTGTGGTAAGTGCTAGAGTTGGAGTTTACACATTACTGCTGTATTAAAGTCCAAGGGGGATTGGAAAGGTGTCTTCGTTGTCAGAGATCTCCAGGCTCTCCTCTTAGGGCTGTAAGTTTGAATGAAAAGCGTAGCACATTTCTTGTGGTAACGCTGCCTTCGGTTTACTGCGGGTACCATTGACTTCAATGAGGACATAACATGCAGTTCTCCATCTAATGCAACAAATCCAAATCCCAAAGTTGAGTCAATCCGGGATTCCCTTGGTACGCTCGACTCTTTCACCCATCTATttgcagaactatcatatctgcAAGAAAATAATTCCCAAAATTATGATTTGCCAGATAATTCTGCAGCATGAAACTTAATATTGCAACAATAAACAATATTGTGGGACAACTAAGGTCCTTCCAGCATTTAACCAACATGCCGAATATTCATATGCCAAATGAAATCGCTTCATGTCTCGAGTACGGTTTCATACAGGTTACAGAAAATGCAAAACTAAAATTTGAATACAAAAAGGAGCAAACAGATGCATCTTATGAACCATGGTAGAGATGGGAATCATGTTATATTGTAAAAGTAGTCAGCAGAACTGGATGATGGCATGATGCTGGTGTTATGGGACAAAACGATGAAAATAATTGACCATCAGAAAACCTTATTGCTTATTATGAAAAATAAGAATATGAATGAAGGCAATTGAAGTAATCTATGATACAGAAaaaactacaaagagaatatttcttctcCACCTCTTAAGGCGCACAACATCAGCGGCACCACATGCAAATTACAAAGAGAATCCTGGTATTTGAGTCCAGGTCTTTAAATCCAGAGAAACCGTGTTTTAGATACATGTAATTAACAAATTCGGAGGGGACACTAGAACAGAGCAGAAAGAAACACAACATGAACAGATATGGATAAGAAAGAAACACAACAGGAACAGGGGACAATATAAAAAACTGGAAATGGATAAGAACACAACATGAACAGAAAGAAACAGGGACAAACTAATTTCCTGAAACAAATAGTGTTGTATCATGACCTGAATGAAAGTAATGATGGATAGAGTTCAAAACATAAGCTGGGCACGCAAGCCAACGTTCGGCTAAACCACGAGAGGTATCGGGTATTTTAGAGCATCCCACTAGTCCTCAAGATCCGAGCATGGAGAAATAGATTATTATTGTGATTGGCCACAAGGAGACTCGAACCTCAACACAGTATCAAACCAGAAAATTCTTGTTTTTATTCACCTTTTTTCATATCTACAAACTTAAATGCAGAAATAGATTAAAAAACAGGGAGAATTTGACTCGTCCACTTCCACCAATCATAGAAACAAGAAAACAGATATACATTATAAGGCAACACAATAAAATCAATTTACAGAAAATTAATGTTAGTACAATATCACAAGGTCCACAACCCACCTTAGCAGGAAACAAATAAATATATCTCGAAAGCATACAAGTTCTACACTAACTAAACTAACCCCTATATTCTAAATAATTTAGACCGTTCAAGATGCATAATCCAAATATAATTTACAGAGAACAAAAAATCCTACAACCTGATAGGTCCACTGATGCTTAATTTAGTGGCTGTCAGCATTACCGAGTCACGGGAGCCGAGCCTAGATCACAGGCTTAAGTTCAAAAGTAAGCATCAATTGGCAACTAGAGAACAACAATGCATGGTTCCCATACCTCTAACCAATACCTAGATATTACCTCTTGGAACTCGATTTTTCTGCAATAAGATGTGTTCAAATATACCTAATTTCTACATAAGATACTTCTATTTCTCAAGATATACATCCGCCGCAAACTAATACTACATTTATTAGATAATCAAGACATCAATCATGACAACAAAGTAAGCTAAACACACTTTTATCAAGAAAATAGAAGCCATAACAGTAATAGCACACAATAATTTAAATCTAGTAAAGTTCAATTTCAATAAGAGTAAAATCGTCTACACATGGTTTATAAGTTACAAGAATTACCTGAAAATGTCATATCCATCAAGCATATATACCACTGGCATATCCCTATTTCCACCATCACCCAGGACAACAACACTTCCAAGCTTCCTCCTCTCCCCTTCTCCCCACATATCTCCAATCTCCCTCCATTTCCCACCATTCTTCAATTCTAAGATTACTCCATTTCTATAATATTCATCCACATGAAAAACTCCAGAAACAGTTCTAGATTCACCATATCCACCCATAACCCAAAACTCCAACTCTTCTCCCTTTCCAATCAAAAATCCAACACATCCAGCACGAAATCTAGGTAATCCATCTAAAGCAATCCACTCATCTTTCTCAACATTATAACACTCGACTGAATTCAACCTACTCCCAGCAGCATTAAACATAGGATGTCTTGAACCACC comes from Papaver somniferum cultivar HN1 chromosome 7, ASM357369v1, whole genome shotgun sequence and encodes:
- the LOC113296908 gene encoding F-box/kelch-repeat protein OR23-like, translating into MSSSSSSSTNSSSSTVNSNDSMQTLIPGLPNDISTLIISFIPYSHHSRLKPVSKSWKYFLSSKKTIITLRNNQFKSSNILCIFPQDPSISPPYLFDFQNRSWCPLPPMPCNPHAYGLSNFISISLGHHIYVLGGSVFDTRSYPMDTPTPSSSVFRLDVCNNFNTWEKLAPMISPRGSFACIGNSKCGQILVAGGGSRHPMFNAAGSRLNSVECYNVEKDEWIALDGLPRFRAGCVGFLIGKGEELEFWVMGGYGESRTVSGVFHVDEYYRNGVILELKNGGKWREIGDMWGEGERRKLGSVVVLGDGGNRDMPVVYMLDGYDIFRYDSSANRWVKESSVPRESRIDSTLGFGFVALDGELHVMSSLKSMVPAVNRRQRYHKKCATLFIQTYSPKRRAWRSLTTKTPFQSPLDFNTAVMCKLQL